In a genomic window of Gossypium arboreum isolate Shixiya-1 chromosome 9, ASM2569848v2, whole genome shotgun sequence:
- the LOC108455492 gene encoding uncharacterized protein LOC108455492, with the protein MEGDPLKKSLAWLHGVLQGKIGHGIETRVLQGLQVIHAERGFMQFGFIVPNVVSDVDGNWHVGALASLLDLVGAITTFSYANCVSTVADFNASYYSTEHVEIESRVMADKGKLIHVVVQVRKKGNGEVIAVGNLWMASNNLTIAQMSNL; encoded by the exons ATGGAAGGTGATCCCTTGAAGAAATCCCTTGCATGGCTTCATGGTGTTCTTCAAGGTAAAATAGGCCATGGAATAGAAACCCGAGTCCTCCAAGGATTGCAGGTCATCCATGCTGAAAGGggatttatgcaatttggtttcaTCGTCCCAAATGTTGTCTCA GATGTTGATGGAAATTGGCACGTTGGAGCGTTGGCATCATTACTCGACCTCGTCGGAGCCATTACTACTTTTTCATATGCCAATTGTGTCTCTACTGTAGCTGATTTCAACGCTTCATATTATTCAACA GAACATGTAGAGATAGAATCAAGGGTTATGGCAGACAAAGGGAAACTTATACATGTGGTGGTTCAAGTTAGAAAGAAAGGAAATGGAGAGGTAATTGCTGTAGGTAACCTATGGATGGCTTCAAATAACCTCACTATTGCTCAAATGAGTAATCTTTGA